A stretch of the Filimonas lacunae genome encodes the following:
- a CDS encoding RibD family protein, with amino-acid sequence MSKRPYVICLMMTSLDGKILGEKWGKDDRVQLLTKSFEEAHDAIGMKAWIVGRATMEKDFTKFARPVYKEGALQINRADFIATREAKSFAIAIDGNAKLGWESSIMLGDHVISILTEAVEDSYLAHLQEVGVSYIFAGATTVNLQMALEKLKTLFGIETLMLEGGGRINGSFLNEGLIDEFNQLLLPLADGRVETSSVFEIAEKDRKLDATLFKLESMKQIENDVIWLKYKTIERV; translated from the coding sequence ATGAGTAAACGTCCTTATGTCATTTGCCTGATGATGACATCTTTAGATGGTAAGATCCTTGGTGAGAAATGGGGGAAAGATGACCGCGTGCAGCTGTTGACAAAAAGCTTTGAGGAGGCGCATGATGCTATTGGTATGAAGGCCTGGATAGTAGGAAGGGCCACTATGGAAAAAGATTTTACCAAATTTGCCAGACCGGTGTACAAGGAGGGCGCATTGCAGATAAACCGAGCTGACTTTATAGCTACCCGGGAAGCGAAATCTTTTGCGATCGCCATTGATGGCAATGCTAAACTGGGCTGGGAAAGTAGCATTATGTTAGGTGATCATGTGATTTCAATTTTGACAGAAGCGGTAGAGGATAGTTACCTGGCGCATTTGCAGGAAGTAGGAGTGTCGTACATTTTTGCAGGCGCCACAACGGTAAACCTTCAGATGGCGTTGGAAAAGCTGAAAACATTATTTGGAATAGAAACGTTGATGCTCGAAGGCGGCGGACGTATTAACGGTAGCTTTTTAAATGAAGGGCTGATTGATGAATTTAATCAATTGCTATTACCACTTGCAGATGGACGTGTTGAAACATCCAGTGTTTTTGAGATAGCGGAAAAAGATAGAAAGCTGGATGCAACATTGTTTAAGTTGGAAAGTATGAAGCAGATAGAAAATGATGTCATCTGGTTAAAGTATAAAACAATTGAGCGGGTGTAA
- a CDS encoding FAD-dependent oxidoreductase, translating into MKKILLRLVLWGTLYSLPVLLRAQSVTKVDVCVYGGTSAGIIAAYTAKQLHKSVLLIEPGAHLGGLTTGGLGYTDIGNKYAITGLALDFYRRIGNHYGKFEQWIFEPHVASEVFQQYLRHGKVTVWKRHQLKQVHKKGTVISDIELATANGTRHVSAAVFIDCSYEGDLMASAGVSYTVGREANSVYNETYNGVQLREHHQFPDGIDPYVVPGEPNSGLLWGITKDTLQPRGSGDSRVQAYNFRICLTSNSANRIAITRPADYDSNRYQLLLRLLEKYPAKDLRAFLKLDLMPNHKTDINNNGAFSTDMIGINYAYPEALDKERQQLVQAHENYTKGLLYFIGHDSRMPAHLRAQMLKWGYPKDEYVNNHHWSPQLYIREARRMKGVYVMTQANCEGREVVTDGVGMAAYTMDSHNAQRLVVNGMVKNEGNVEIGGFGPYPVSYRSIIPQAAECSNLLVPVCLSASHIAYGSIRMEPVFMALSQAAATAAVLAVQQHTTVQEVNVSRLQSLLKTNPLADGSSPELLIDNEDAAHITLHGEWKRVTEGAYGPSLLVHAGNSSGSVQFSGSVSKTGKYHIYTFLPKLEQVAPTVNVQLRYGGQVKNTSISPASIQIQGQTSGEWVSLDVCYLQAGKPFSATIYGNTSQGTTAADAILLVPERQLTEK; encoded by the coding sequence ATGAAGAAAATATTATTACGCCTGGTATTGTGGGGCACGCTGTACAGTTTACCTGTATTATTGAGAGCACAGTCTGTTACCAAAGTGGATGTTTGTGTATATGGGGGAACATCGGCTGGCATTATTGCTGCTTATACGGCAAAACAGTTACATAAAAGTGTATTGTTGATAGAGCCCGGCGCCCATCTGGGTGGACTTACTACAGGAGGCTTAGGCTATACCGATATTGGTAACAAGTATGCCATTACGGGGCTGGCGCTTGATTTTTACAGGCGTATCGGCAACCATTATGGTAAGTTTGAGCAATGGATATTTGAACCCCATGTAGCCAGCGAAGTGTTTCAACAATACCTGCGGCATGGCAAGGTGACTGTATGGAAGCGGCACCAATTAAAACAGGTACATAAAAAAGGAACGGTGATCAGTGATATTGAACTGGCTACCGCTAATGGAACGCGGCATGTAAGTGCTGCTGTATTTATCGATTGTTCTTATGAAGGTGATCTTATGGCAAGCGCCGGGGTATCGTACACGGTAGGTCGTGAAGCCAACAGTGTTTACAACGAAACCTATAATGGTGTGCAATTACGGGAACATCACCAGTTCCCGGATGGCATAGATCCTTATGTAGTGCCTGGTGAGCCGAATAGCGGTTTGCTATGGGGCATTACTAAGGATACGTTGCAGCCCCGGGGTAGTGGTGATAGCCGGGTGCAGGCTTATAACTTTCGTATCTGCCTTACCAGCAATTCAGCTAACCGTATTGCTATTACACGCCCGGCCGATTACGACTCCAATCGTTACCAGCTGCTATTACGCTTGCTGGAAAAGTACCCTGCCAAAGACCTGCGTGCGTTTCTTAAACTTGACCTCATGCCCAATCATAAAACCGACATCAACAACAACGGTGCTTTTTCTACGGACATGATTGGAATTAACTATGCCTATCCTGAGGCGTTGGACAAGGAGCGGCAGCAACTGGTGCAGGCACATGAAAACTATACCAAGGGGCTATTATATTTTATTGGGCATGATAGCCGCATGCCTGCGCATCTGCGTGCGCAAATGCTGAAATGGGGGTATCCTAAAGATGAATATGTGAACAACCACCATTGGTCGCCTCAGCTGTATATACGCGAAGCGCGCCGTATGAAAGGAGTGTATGTAATGACGCAGGCCAATTGTGAAGGACGTGAGGTGGTTACGGATGGAGTGGGCATGGCAGCCTATACTATGGATTCGCACAATGCTCAGCGACTGGTGGTAAATGGTATGGTAAAAAACGAGGGTAACGTGGAAATAGGCGGCTTTGGGCCTTATCCGGTATCGTATCGTTCCATAATACCACAGGCCGCAGAATGTTCCAACCTGCTGGTGCCCGTATGTTTGTCTGCCAGCCATATTGCCTATGGAAGCATTCGTATGGAGCCCGTGTTTATGGCATTAAGCCAGGCAGCTGCCACCGCAGCGGTGCTGGCTGTGCAGCAGCATACAACAGTGCAAGAGGTGAATGTGTCCCGGTTACAATCACTGTTAAAAACCAATCCGCTGGCAGATGGGAGTAGTCCTGAATTATTGATAGACAATGAAGATGCCGCGCATATAACATTGCATGGCGAGTGGAAAAGGGTTACTGAAGGTGCTTACGGGCCTTCCCTGCTGGTGCATGCGGGCAACAGTAGCGGTAGTGTGCAGTTCAGCGGTAGTGTTTCCAAAACCGGTAAATATCACATCTATACGTTTTTGCCAAAGTTAGAACAGGTAGCCCCCACTGTTAATGTGCAGTTGAGATATGGTGGCCAGGTAAAAAACACCAGCATATCTCCGGCAAGCATTCAGATACAGGGACAAACCTCCGGCGAATGGGTAAGCCTTGATGTTTGTTACCTACAGGCCGGCAAGCCCTTTTCTGCCACTATTTATGGTAACACAAGCCAAGGGACTACTGCCGCTGATGCTATATTGCTTGTGCCGGAAAGGCAACTTACTGAAAAGTGA
- a CDS encoding RagB/SusD family nutrient uptake outer membrane protein — MKYPFLLIAFASVLSVSCNKMLEEKPKSIAVENFYNTVAEVETGVNAAYVPVRNVNMFGALYPIQLETYTEYMYGRGSHAALNDYQGLDNTNITRTENIWQYFYEAIRNANLVIGRAPHGNAISEAYIKKYVGEARFIRALWYFHLVRNWAGVPLRTENNMDSIHVRRSSEAEVYQLIVNDLLYAETNLPDVPRLSGAPSTWSAKTLLTDVYMNLKEYTKARDKALEVINSNKYSLVNVTVANDFEKLFGADISSSTEEIFYLKFARTPSSQIFLYPQYIHYPNSGYYPPGGFYTIYSDSVQNLFLKNWDKNDLRYRFNWYAQTFGLGNTTVLNKKYVDKNAVTGGGNDFPMYRYADLLLWYAEAEARVNNSADAAALESLNKVHRRAYGKNPAVGDATTDFTLLSFGSLTDFISRIALERGYENVSEGKHWHDLKRLDLVQSTILAYKGKTVAVKHLLWPIPKTEYNYNKAIDPVKDQNPGY, encoded by the coding sequence ATGAAGTATCCATTTTTATTGATAGCCTTTGCATCTGTACTTTCTGTTTCCTGTAATAAAATGCTGGAAGAGAAGCCCAAATCTATTGCCGTTGAGAATTTCTATAATACTGTAGCGGAAGTAGAAACGGGTGTGAACGCGGCTTATGTACCGGTGCGCAATGTGAATATGTTTGGCGCATTGTATCCTATACAGCTGGAAACCTATACTGAATACATGTATGGCCGCGGCAGCCATGCCGCCCTGAACGATTACCAGGGGCTGGATAATACCAATATTACCCGTACCGAGAACATATGGCAATACTTTTATGAAGCCATACGCAATGCCAACCTGGTTATAGGTCGCGCTCCGCATGGAAATGCTATTAGTGAGGCCTATATTAAGAAGTATGTAGGAGAGGCGCGCTTTATAAGAGCCCTCTGGTATTTTCACCTGGTACGTAACTGGGCAGGGGTGCCACTACGTACTGAAAATAATATGGATTCGATTCATGTACGCCGTAGCAGTGAAGCAGAGGTGTACCAGTTAATTGTAAATGACCTGCTATATGCAGAAACCAACCTGCCGGATGTGCCCAGGTTGTCTGGTGCGCCTTCTACCTGGAGTGCTAAAACTTTGCTGACAGATGTGTATATGAACCTGAAAGAGTATACTAAAGCGCGTGACAAAGCACTGGAAGTAATCAACTCCAATAAATATTCTCTGGTGAATGTTACAGTTGCCAACGATTTTGAAAAACTGTTTGGGGCAGATATTTCTTCCTCTACCGAAGAGATCTTTTATCTCAAGTTTGCTCGCACGCCCAGCAGCCAGATATTTCTTTACCCGCAATACATTCATTATCCTAATTCCGGTTATTACCCGCCCGGTGGCTTTTATACCATTTACAGCGATTCGGTTCAAAACCTTTTTCTGAAAAACTGGGACAAAAACGACTTGCGTTACCGGTTTAACTGGTATGCACAAACCTTTGGATTGGGAAACACTACGGTGTTGAATAAAAAGTATGTTGACAAAAATGCGGTTACAGGCGGAGGCAATGATTTTCCTATGTACCGTTATGCGGATCTATTATTGTGGTATGCAGAAGCGGAGGCCAGGGTTAACAACAGTGCTGATGCCGCTGCCCTGGAAAGCCTGAACAAAGTGCACCGCCGTGCCTATGGTAAGAACCCGGCGGTGGGGGATGCTACAACAGACTTTACCTTATTGTCCTTTGGCTCGTTAACTGATTTTATTAGCCGGATTGCGTTAGAGCGTGGCTATGAAAATGTATCGGAAGGCAAACACTGGCACGATTTAAAAAGGTTGGATTTAGTGCAAAGTACTATCCTGGCTTATAAAGGAAAGACTGTGGCCGTAAAACACCTGCTATGGCCTATTCCTAAAACAGAATACAACTATAACAAAGCCATTGACCCGGTTAAAGACCAAAATCCTGGATACTAA
- a CDS encoding TonB-dependent receptor, whose amino-acid sequence MKLTIAFLFFAALQSQARGFSQNITLTEKNAPLIKVFRAIEKQTGLVFFFDEAQLAQAHPVTIAVTNVSVRQALEACLLNQPLTYTLVGENIVISTKSSLVFASKPPAPDIKGRVTDEQGNALSGASVQVKNSGNGTQTDAEGRFSLQAAAGAILVVSYVGYTSREVNLKGYSGLLVVALQPLRDTAADIVVIAYGAVRKKDLTGAVAQIKSEDLTSYPATNMIQSMQGRAAGVQVKQNNGAPGAAISVRIRGTNSILGGNEPLYVIDGFPYSGNPTFLQNADIASVEILKDASSTAIYGSRGANGVVIITTKSGKRSGKNSVEAEAGFTLQQVNKKMKLLTPGQYAQLYNEQAVNDGVAPYFTQQQVDSLYKTPDTDWQNLVMHRAPLWFTSVTVNGGNEKTRFSLSNGIFRQQGIIHNSDYNRYSLRFNINHDISKVFNIAYNATLTRITSNRKNADRGNRGSDIYSGMLVAPPTLSPYLADGTYRRLTTAYPFISNALANPVLLMNETSDYIKADRVFTNAALLIKPVRDLSIRISGGLENSNDRTDQYSTIQPINSSVGNANVITNQLTSFLNENVVNYNKTLKKHRIDATAGFTYQDYVSTSLSGSGSGFLSDVIGTGNLGAAATPGIPASGYSKWVLLSMLGRINYNYSDKYLLTVSFRRDGSSRYATNNQWSNFPSAAIAWHLSNENFFPRNSVLNDVKLRSSYGVSGSAAISPYQTLNQLSASYTTFGDAIYSALAPGTTLPGNLKWETTHQLDAGIDATLLNNRLHVTADFYVKKTKNLLNRVQLPASMGYTNTLQNVGEIQNKGIELGLDATVLQRAVNWTVSANISFNRNKVLKLYEGQDIYGQSIYTGSLNDFVNLLREGQPLGVFYGYEEKGYTATGNIEYVDRTGEGAISNADKTYIGNPNPDFIYGFNSVTTWKGLSLTVFIQGSQGNDIFNLNKASTLDMGMGLNQPQDLFYNHWASDKTNAAYPKISRNINGNMSNRFVEDGSYLRLKNIQLAYNLPLKKTNNNGFKSAQVYISGQNLITITGYSWYDPDINAYGGSNAVEQGIDYYTYPTSKSVTLGIRCGF is encoded by the coding sequence ATGAAACTAACTATTGCTTTTCTCTTTTTTGCGGCTCTCCAATCCCAGGCAAGAGGCTTTAGTCAAAACATCACCTTAACGGAGAAGAATGCGCCTTTAATAAAAGTATTTCGCGCCATTGAAAAACAAACGGGGTTGGTGTTTTTCTTTGATGAAGCACAGCTTGCCCAGGCGCACCCTGTTACCATTGCCGTTACCAATGTGTCTGTCCGGCAAGCATTGGAAGCGTGCTTGCTCAATCAGCCGTTAACCTACACGCTCGTGGGAGAAAATATTGTTATCAGTACTAAAAGTTCCTTAGTATTTGCATCAAAGCCTCCGGCACCAGATATTAAAGGAAGGGTTACCGATGAACAGGGCAATGCATTGTCGGGTGCTTCGGTGCAGGTAAAAAACAGTGGCAATGGTACACAAACGGATGCGGAAGGTCGTTTTTCTTTACAGGCTGCGGCAGGCGCTATACTGGTTGTTTCGTACGTAGGTTATACTTCACGCGAGGTAAATCTGAAAGGTTATTCCGGCCTGCTGGTGGTGGCTTTGCAGCCTTTGCGCGATACTGCCGCAGATATTGTGGTGATTGCATATGGCGCCGTTCGTAAAAAGGATCTTACCGGTGCTGTTGCACAAATTAAAAGTGAAGACCTTACCTCTTACCCCGCAACCAATATGATACAAAGCATGCAGGGGCGTGCTGCAGGTGTGCAGGTAAAGCAGAACAATGGCGCACCCGGCGCTGCTATCAGTGTACGTATCAGGGGCACTAACTCCATATTGGGCGGTAATGAGCCTTTATATGTGATAGACGGGTTTCCCTATTCAGGCAACCCTACCTTTTTACAGAATGCAGATATAGCTTCTGTTGAAATATTAAAAGACGCCTCATCCACGGCTATTTATGGCTCGCGCGGAGCCAATGGAGTAGTGATTATTACTACCAAAAGCGGGAAACGCAGCGGTAAAAACAGTGTGGAAGCAGAGGCTGGTTTTACATTGCAGCAGGTGAACAAGAAAATGAAGTTGCTTACCCCAGGCCAGTATGCACAATTATATAATGAACAAGCGGTAAACGATGGTGTAGCTCCCTACTTTACGCAACAACAGGTTGATTCATTGTATAAAACACCTGATACAGACTGGCAAAACCTGGTGATGCATCGTGCGCCTCTTTGGTTTACCAGCGTTACGGTAAATGGAGGTAACGAAAAAACACGCTTTTCCTTATCTAATGGTATTTTTCGCCAGCAGGGTATTATTCACAATAGTGATTATAACCGCTATTCCCTGCGTTTTAATATTAACCATGATATCAGTAAGGTATTCAATATCGCTTATAATGCCACCCTTACACGTATTACCAGTAATCGAAAAAATGCTGACAGGGGTAACCGGGGCAGTGATATCTATTCTGGTATGTTAGTAGCGCCTCCTACTTTGTCGCCCTACCTGGCAGATGGTACTTATCGCCGGTTAACTACTGCTTACCCCTTTATATCTAATGCACTGGCCAATCCTGTATTGCTGATGAACGAGACGTCGGACTATATTAAGGCCGATCGCGTTTTTACTAATGCAGCCTTGCTGATCAAACCTGTGAGGGATTTATCTATTCGTATATCCGGTGGTCTGGAAAACTCGAATGACCGTACCGATCAGTATAGCACTATACAGCCAATCAACAGCTCGGTGGGTAATGCCAATGTAATTACCAATCAATTGACCAGCTTCTTAAATGAGAACGTGGTTAACTATAATAAAACGCTGAAAAAGCACCGTATAGATGCTACTGCCGGGTTTACTTACCAGGATTATGTGTCCACCTCGCTCAGTGGTAGTGGCAGCGGCTTTTTAAGTGATGTGATTGGTACGGGAAATCTGGGGGCGGCTGCTACGCCGGGAATTCCTGCTTCCGGTTACAGCAAATGGGTATTGCTGTCTATGCTGGGAAGAATTAATTATAACTATAGCGATAAATACCTGTTAACAGTGAGTTTCAGAAGGGATGGCTCTTCCCGGTATGCTACCAACAACCAATGGAGCAACTTTCCTTCTGCTGCTATTGCCTGGCATTTGTCTAACGAAAACTTCTTTCCACGTAATAGTGTGCTGAACGATGTTAAATTGCGCAGCAGCTATGGTGTGTCGGGTAGCGCTGCTATCAGTCCTTATCAAACACTCAATCAGCTCTCTGCCAGCTATACCACTTTTGGTGATGCCATTTATAGCGCCCTGGCACCCGGAACTACTTTGCCCGGTAACTTAAAATGGGAAACCACCCACCAGTTAGATGCAGGTATTGATGCTACGTTGTTAAATAATCGCCTCCATGTTACCGCCGATTTCTATGTAAAGAAAACGAAAAACCTGTTGAATCGTGTACAGCTGCCAGCATCTATGGGCTATACCAATACCCTGCAAAATGTAGGCGAAATACAGAACAAAGGAATTGAACTTGGATTGGATGCTACGGTGCTACAACGTGCAGTTAACTGGACGGTATCGGCCAATATCTCTTTTAACCGCAATAAGGTGTTGAAATTGTATGAAGGGCAGGATATTTATGGCCAAAGCATTTACACCGGCTCTTTAAACGATTTTGTTAACCTGCTCCGCGAAGGGCAGCCATTGGGTGTTTTTTACGGATATGAAGAAAAGGGATATACTGCTACAGGCAATATAGAATATGTAGATCGTACAGGGGAAGGAGCTATTAGTAATGCAGACAAAACCTATATTGGCAACCCAAACCCTGATTTCATTTATGGGTTTAACTCTGTTACTACCTGGAAGGGATTGTCTTTAACAGTATTTATACAAGGTTCACAGGGCAACGATATTTTTAATCTGAATAAGGCCAGCACACTGGATATGGGTATGGGTTTAAACCAGCCGCAGGACTTGTTCTACAATCATTGGGCCAGCGATAAAACCAATGCCGCTTATCCTAAGATATCGCGCAATATCAACGGTAACATGAGCAACCGTTTTGTGGAAGATGGCAGTTACCTGCGCTTGAAGAATATTCAGCTCGCTTATAACCTGCCATTGAAAAAAACAAACAATAACGGGTTTAAAAGTGCGCAGGTGTATATCAGCGGGCAAAACCTGATAACAATTACCGGTTACAGCTGGTATGATCCTGATATTAATGCTTACGGTGGCAGCAATGCCGTTGAACAGGGGATTGATTATTATACCTATCCTACCAGCAAATCGGTTACCCTGGGTATCCGTTGCGGATTTTAA
- a CDS encoding FecR family protein: protein MENNQPALQQLLQKLRNNTASAEELALLQQWLGREAIEDELKQLWDFVPQQQPFFSEVASERMLGHILENEPAAIMPARRRSRGYRVIAVAAAVVVIATGWWLVSLKQDKPVSSAPVASTPVTSAVIPPGGNKATLTLADGNTIILDSSNYKTLSHYGAVTVVQQAGALAYQNHQRGADSVLEAYNTLSTPRAGQYKLVLADGSKVWLNAASTLRYPITFTGAERKVILTGEAYFEIAPNARQPFVVATENTQVRVLGTAFNVMAYTDEKNIQTTLVSGKVEVQTDNKPARMLEPGQQAQVIRASNTIEVHSADMEEALAWKNGLFYFNNADIRYVLRQVARWYDIDVEYAGTLPDRRFGGKIARNSSLNDIIRILELSHIHCKTENHKLIVMP from the coding sequence ATGGAAAATAACCAACCTGCTTTACAGCAATTATTACAAAAATTGCGCAACAATACTGCTTCTGCCGAGGAGCTGGCTTTGCTGCAACAGTGGCTGGGCCGTGAAGCAATAGAAGATGAACTGAAACAGTTGTGGGATTTTGTTCCTCAGCAGCAGCCCTTTTTCAGCGAAGTTGCCAGTGAGCGTATGCTTGGCCACATACTGGAAAATGAGCCTGCTGCCATCATGCCTGCACGCCGCCGCTCCCGAGGATACCGTGTTATAGCTGTTGCGGCAGCTGTTGTGGTGATAGCTACAGGATGGTGGTTGGTTTCGCTTAAACAAGATAAACCTGTTTCTTCCGCGCCGGTAGCAAGCACTCCCGTAACATCTGCAGTTATACCGCCGGGTGGTAATAAAGCTACACTTACCCTGGCCGATGGCAATACCATTATATTAGACAGCAGTAACTACAAAACCTTATCGCACTACGGTGCCGTTACGGTAGTGCAGCAAGCTGGAGCACTGGCTTATCAAAATCACCAACGGGGGGCAGATAGTGTTCTTGAGGCTTACAATACCCTGTCAACTCCACGTGCAGGGCAATATAAACTGGTATTGGCCGATGGAAGTAAAGTGTGGTTGAATGCAGCTTCTACCCTTCGCTATCCTATTACTTTTACCGGTGCTGAAAGAAAGGTGATATTAACAGGAGAAGCTTATTTTGAAATAGCTCCCAATGCCAGGCAGCCTTTTGTGGTAGCTACCGAAAATACACAGGTGCGGGTGTTGGGTACGGCTTTTAATGTAATGGCTTATACTGATGAAAAAAACATACAAACCACGCTGGTAAGCGGTAAAGTGGAAGTGCAAACAGATAATAAGCCCGCCCGTATGTTAGAGCCCGGTCAACAGGCACAGGTAATAAGGGCCAGTAATACTATAGAAGTACATTCAGCAGATATGGAAGAAGCGCTGGCCTGGAAAAACGGGTTGTTTTACTTTAATAATGCCGACATCAGGTATGTATTACGGCAAGTGGCGCGCTGGTATGATATAGATGTAGAATATGCCGGAACACTACCCGACAGGCGTTTTGGCGGTAAAATAGCACGCAACAGCAGTCTTAATGATATTATCCGAATACTTGAACTGAGTCATATACATTGTAAAACAGAAAATCACAAACTGATAGTAATGCCATAA